The region TGAGTACGATGGGCTTGCCTGGGATGATAAGATCAGTCAGGCGATCCGGTTGCTCCGGATTCCCGAAGCGGAAGATCTCCTGCTCATTGCGAAAGACCTGATAGACTATCGTGTTCTGCGTATGCTTGGGATTGATGAGTAGAGCCAGATCATCTGAACCATTCGAGGCGGGAATGACGAGTTCATACTGGCCCCGATTCAGATTTTTTAAAGCGGGATCCTGAGTCCAGATGTGGGGGAGGCTCACGTCCTTGGATTTGCCATCTTGAATGAATGTCACCTGAAAGGGCATAGCCGCTGCCAGATTCGACAAAAACAAAAAGATTATGCTTAAGATCAATCTCATTCGATAGCTATCCCATTCACTTGACCCTTCCTCTATCGGCAGAGCCTTGCGAATATTTCAGTTCAAGCCATGAAATTTTTTATGAAAAAAGAGTACGAAGCCGGGCACCCATCCGTTCGAATGAGTGCCGGTAACACCCAAATTTCCCGGAAGATTCGTACATTCTTACAGGGAACAGTAAGAATTAGGTTCTTTCAACCTGCTTAAAAATGAGGCAAAAAAGCCAGACTTGGGAAGAATTGTCGTCTGATCAAAGTCCCCAGCGCTTTAAAACCAACTCAAGCTCGGCGGGCTCACGGAAGTATTCCATGCCCTCCTTGCGATCTGTCGACTTTTGCTCCGGCGGTATGCGAATCAAAATGCCGGTAATTTGCGCAGGAAAACGTCGACGCAGACTGTCATAGACTTCAGGATCTTTTTCGCCGGAATCCCCGATCAGAAGAAACTTCCTTTTGGGAAATCGCTCCATCAGCTCTGCAATGGTCGATGTCTTATAAGCGAGCGAATCCTTCCAAAGAAAGTCGACTGTGCTGGAATCCTTCCAGCGCAGCTTCCGTAATGATACGGTTCCGTGCGGAAAATTCTTTTGAATGAATGCGCTTAAATCCGGATAGAGCTGCCAGGGCGAAGCGGAAACGTAATGAAATACCGCACGCCTGGCTGCGAGTCGCGCATAGAGTCCCGGCATGCCGGGGACCGGCTGATATTCCTTGATGAGGGAGTTCGTCACCAAAGCCTTACGATTCAAAACCTGCGTGATCTTGATCGTATCATCAATATCCGAAACAACCGACAGACCCTCTGGGGAAATCCAAATCGGCGTCTGCCGGCCGCCCTGCTGCCAGGTCAAAGGCAAGGCCCCGGTTTCCAATTGAGCCTTTTCCGAAGCGGGCAGAGTGAGATTCCACTCCGCTGTTATATGCCCATCCGCGCCGCTGGGTCCTGGATTGATGGATCGCATCCCAAGCAGAAAAGCCGGAGATTTATACTCCTTGTTATCCGCTGTAAAACCATGGAGACGACGCTCCAGAGTCTTTTGCTCGGATGGAAATTCAGGCGCCGGAAAAAAACCCTGTACCGACTTCACCAGCGATTTACGCCAGAGCGAATCCTTTTCGGGTTCAAATATCCAGGCCCGAAAACTCAGATGCACTAGCCCGTCCCGGCCTTCATAGGCAAAGGATGGAAAGACGACGAGTTCCTCATCCTTTTGCAAGGTCTGACAGCCGCCGTTCCCAGGCAGGACAGTCAGGAATAAAGCCGCCCCGGCGCACATTCGAACGAAGGAATTCATCGGCATTCATCCCATCACATGAATTGGGTTAAACTCACCGCCAGCTGCGCTCCCACGCGCGCATTATTCTTCACCAGGGCGATGTTTGATTTTAGACTGCGACCCTGGGTTCGCTCGACGATATTTTTCAAAAGAAAAGGAGTCACAGCCTTGCCCTGAATGCCCTGG is a window of Oligoflexus sp. DNA encoding:
- a CDS encoding App1 family protein — translated: MNSFVRMCAGAALFLTVLPGNGGCQTLQKDEELVVFPSFAYEGRDGLVHLSFRAWIFEPEKDSLWRKSLVKSVQGFFPAPEFPSEQKTLERRLHGFTADNKEYKSPAFLLGMRSINPGPSGADGHITAEWNLTLPASEKAQLETGALPLTWQQGGRQTPIWISPEGLSVVSDIDDTIKITQVLNRKALVTNSLIKEYQPVPGMPGLYARLAARRAVFHYVSASPWQLYPDLSAFIQKNFPHGTVSLRKLRWKDSSTVDFLWKDSLAYKTSTIAELMERFPKRKFLLIGDSGEKDPEVYDSLRRRFPAQITGILIRIPPEQKSTDRKEGMEYFREPAELELVLKRWGL